The Pseudofrankia inefficax genome window below encodes:
- a CDS encoding iron-siderophore ABC transporter substrate-binding protein encodes MRHRLRLLVAVILAVTALAAAAGCGGSGSGGDSGSGTAPASAAAGSFPVSLKNKFGTTVVPAQPKRIIALSYEEDTLATLGITPIAYAKNEYKPDGVFPWLSGKIDLSKSTALDTGGDLNLEQIATLHPDLILATNFYGLADYYDRLSKIAPTVGYTDDAGLATWQENSTIIGKAVGRDADEQKAIAATEKAIQDVRTDLPGLAGKTFSYSFYYESGGLAVIDDPKTVSVQLYSELGMKLAPGVTANVVDRELSMEKLGALDADFLLIGYATPDLKTEMDANKLFTDIPAVKAGRVLEVDAFTAGAVNNPTILNIPWQLEQLKPVLAKAAATT; translated from the coding sequence GACAGCGGCAGCGGGACGGCGCCGGCGAGCGCGGCGGCGGGCAGCTTCCCCGTCTCGCTGAAGAACAAGTTCGGCACGACGGTCGTCCCGGCCCAGCCGAAGCGGATCATCGCGCTCAGCTATGAGGAGGACACGCTGGCGACGCTCGGCATCACGCCGATCGCGTACGCGAAGAACGAGTACAAGCCCGACGGCGTCTTCCCCTGGCTGTCGGGCAAGATCGACCTGTCGAAGAGCACGGCCCTCGACACCGGCGGCGACCTGAACCTCGAGCAGATCGCCACGCTGCACCCGGACCTCATCCTGGCCACGAACTTCTACGGCCTGGCGGACTACTACGACCGGCTCTCGAAGATCGCGCCGACCGTGGGCTACACGGATGACGCCGGCCTCGCGACCTGGCAGGAGAACAGCACCATCATCGGCAAGGCCGTCGGTCGCGACGCCGACGAGCAGAAGGCGATCGCGGCGACCGAGAAGGCCATCCAGGACGTCAGGACGGACCTGCCCGGCCTGGCCGGCAAGACGTTCAGCTACTCCTTCTACTACGAGTCCGGCGGCCTGGCGGTGATCGACGACCCGAAGACGGTGTCGGTCCAGCTCTACTCCGAGCTCGGGATGAAGCTCGCGCCCGGCGTGACCGCCAACGTGGTGGACCGGGAGCTGAGCATGGAGAAGCTCGGCGCGCTCGACGCGGACTTCCTGCTGATCGGGTACGCGACGCCGGATCTGAAGACCGAGATGGACGCGAACAAGCTGTTCACCGACATCCCGGCCGTCAAGGCGGGACGGGTGCTGGAGGTCGACGCGTTCACCGCGGGCGCGGTCAACAACCCGACCATCCTCAACATCCCGTGGCAGCTGGAGCAGCTCAAGCCGGTCCTGGCCAAGGCCGCCGCCACCACCTGA